Below is a genomic region from Gillisia sp. Hel_I_86.
ATAGCCGAATTAAAACCTAGAAAACGAGGTTTTTATTTATTGGTTTTAATAGGTCTCGCTGAACTCAGTTTGATTTTATTTGCTTTTACCCCCATGCCTTATAATATAATATTCATGTTCTTGAACGGACTCCCACTAGGATTGATTTGGGGCATTGTTTTTTCTTATTTGGAAGGCAGGAAATTTACAGAGTTTTTGGGTTTGGCACTCACTTCTAGTTTTATTATTTCCAGTGGAGTAGTTAAATCTGTAGGCTTGGTGGTGATGCAGCAATGGAATGTAAGTCAATTTTGGATGCCTTCTGTTACCGGGGGTTTGTTTGTTCTGCCTTTGATTTTATTTACATGGATGCTTGGTAAGATTCCGCCCCCAACACATGAGGATATAAGATTAAGGTGTAAAAGGGGCCCTATGTCCAAGCAGGAAAGAAAGGTACTTATTAAAACCTTTTTGTTACCTATTATGGTACTCGTCCTTTTTTATACTTTTTTAACCGCATTTCGCGATTTTCGGGATAATTTTTCCAGGGAGATTTGGGATGCCATTGGTTTTCAGGGCAATGCTTCGGTTTATACTGTTTATGAACTGCCCATTGCTTTCCTTGTAATAATTATTTTGGGCTTTCTGGGCTTCATTAAGAATAATTACAAGGCTTTTATTACCTATCATTATCTTTTTATAGCTGGGGTTTTGGTTACCGGTCTGGCTACATTTTGTTTTCAAATTGGAATTTTGGCACCCTCGTTATGGATGGTACTGGTGGGGTTTGGACTTTATATATGCTATGTGCCATTCAATTGTATATTTTTTGACAGGATGGTAGCAGCTTTCAGGATTAAAGGAAATTCAGGTTTTCTTATTTACATTGCTGATAGCTTTGGGTATTTGGGCAGCATCCTTATCCTTTTATACAAAAATTTTGGCCTGCCTAATTTATCATGGTTGAATTTTTTTATATATGGCAGCTACGTGATAACATTTATTGGCTTATGTACAGCCACAGCTTCTATGGTCTACTTTAAATTGAAGAAGAGAAAAAAGAAAGATAGTAAATTGTATAATCTAAGTTTGAATGGAAGACAAATATGATTTGATTGTAGTAGGGGGTGGTGTCCTGGGGACATTTCATGCCTATCACGCTTTAAAAAAAGGGTTTAGAGTGGCCTTAATTGAAAAAGATGCCAAACCTATGGGGGCCACTGTACGTAATTTTGGTCAAGTAGTACCTTCTGGAATGAACTTGAAATGGCAGGCATATGGACGTGAAAGTTTGCGAATTTATAAGGAAATTCAACAAGTTTTTGATATTTCTTTACGGCAGAACGGTACGGTTTATCTTGCTTCCAATCAGGAAGAGCAACAGTTGCTGGAAGAGCTTTTCCAAATTAATCAACGTAACAATTATGAGTCCAGGTTACTTAGCAAAAATGAGTGCTTAAAAAATTACAGGGGGCTAAAATCCTCTTATGCACTGGCCGGTTTATATTTTCCACAGGAAGTTACCATAGAGCCCCGTACAATGATATATAAGCTACACCGTTACCTTAATGAAGAATACAGTCTTCACATTTTATATAATACAGCAGTCACAAACTGTATTACAGTGAATAATAACGTTGAAGTTTCTATCTCCAAAAGAGCAGAGCCTCTCAAAGCAAAAAAAGTCATCGTTTGTAATGGCAACGAATTTAAAGTTCTTTTTTCCGAAATCTTTGAAAAAAGTAATATAGAAGTTACAAAATTACAAATGCTACAAACCAAGCCCCAAGTCAATTATACCCTTCCGGGCTCCATTCTCACCGGCTGGTCCATCCGTCGCTACGAAGCTTTTGTCGAGTGTCCGTCTTATCAGGAGATAAAATCTCGCGAAGCCGTGCATAGCAAGCAAAAAAAATGGGGTGTACATATCCTTTTCAAACAAGCTGTGGATGGTTCGATAATTATTGGGGATTCCCATGAATACACTACAGTAGATAAAATTGACCAATTGGGTTTCGATCTAGACCAAAATATTGACAATTTTATGCTCAACGAAGCAAAAAAAATCTTCCAATTGCCCAATTTTGATATTCAGAGGAGATGGTATGGCCTGTATTCCCAATGTACCTCTAAAGACTTATTTGTGTATGATATAGATGAAAATATACATATAGCCACAGCAATAGGCGGCAAGGGAATGACAGGGAGTGCAGGCTTTTCAAAAGAAAATATAAATAGAATTTTAAATATCAAATAAAAATGAACAAATTTAAAATGGGCGTGTTCGATATGGCAGGGACCACAGTGGACGAAAAAAACCTCGTTTATAAAACACTAGAAGAAGCAATTTCGGAATATGGCTACCAGGTCAATTTATCATTTGTATTGGTACATGGTGCTGGTAAGGAAAAACATCAAGCCATTAAAGATATTCTTAAAGCTTTAAATATAAAGGCAAATTTAGATCGAGAGACTGATAAAATATATGAAAAATTTAAGCATAAATTGGATATGGTATATAGGCACATTGAGGTGCGTCCTTTTGACGGAGCTTTAGAAGTTTTTAGGAGTTTAAGAAAGGATGGGGTTAAGATCGTATTGAATACCGGTTATGATCGGGAGACCGCTGAATATTTATTAAGTGGCCTCAACTGGCAAATAGGTGTTGATTTTGATTTATTGGTTACTGCCGATGAAGTTAAAAATGGAAGGCCAGCACCAGATATGATTTTACTGGCCATGAAAGAATTTGTGATTGATGATGCTGGAATGGTTTTTAAAATAGGTGACTCCAGCGTTGACATTGAAGAAGGTAAAAATGCAGGTTGCGGATTAACATTTGGAATTACCACTGGAGCTCAAAATAAAGACCAGTTAAAACAGGCATTACCGGATTATATTATTCAAACATTGAAAGAATTGCCCAAAATTTTGTTGGAAAGAAGCGTTTAGTTTGTTTGTGTTGGTGGAGAGAGCTTCAGAAATGGAGCTTTCTTTTTTTATAAGTAAAAATACATGACAAGCATTCTTGCTGTTCTGTTGCTTCTGTTAAATGGGACATGGGGGATACGCCCATCAAAGAATATAGAATCACCTTCTTTTAGAAGTACTTCCTCATTACCTATACTATAATTACATTCGCCTGCCAGCATATATTTGAATTCATAGGCATCAGTAATAACTTTTTCACGTTGCGAATTTGGGGAGACTTCCAGTAAAACAGCTTCGAACCCGATGGAAGAAAGTTGCTTGCCAAAAATGAATTTATAATTAAAACCTATGGCCTCTTCTTCTTTTTCTACCAGCGAGTTTTCTTCAGCTCTGGAAACAATATAATTAGCCCCATTAGTATTGGGCATTCCTTTAAAGAATTCCACTACCTCGACCTCCAGGCAATTAATAATATTGAGCAAAACAGGTAATGAAGGGATCGTACGGCCATTTTCTACACGGGAGATTAAACCATTGCTCACATTGGCCATGTTGGCGATATCACTTATGGTTTTTTTGTTTTCTTTCCTAATTTCCTTAATGCGCTTTCCTATACCAATTAAATAATCTTTCATCTGTTTTTTATAAAAATACTAATTTTTTATTTTTTTACTCTTGTAAAAAACCAATTAAAAAATGTTTACTAATAGTAAAACACTCTTCCTTAACTTATACATAATAAAGCACCCATAAATCTAACAATCATTTAAAATAAAAAGCTTATTAGGGTAATCTTTGTTTTTAATATTTGTAAAAATAAAATCAGATAATTTTATAAATAGTAAAAAAATGAACCTAAAAACATTAAGTAGCCTAATTGCTTTTTTGGCATTCCTAACGGGAGCGGCACAAAGTACATTTACAGGAACTGTTTTCGATGAAAACAACTTTCCCTTGCCAGGGGCGTCTGTTATTATTAAAGGCACCTCGGTTGGAACGATGACCGATTTTGACGGGAATTTTTCTATTGAAATACCAGGAGATGGAGAAATCTTGATTATCTCTTTTTTAGGCTACAAACCTTACGAACTGGATACATCCAATAAAACACAGGCAACTATAAACCTAATAATGGATTCAGACCAGTTGGATGAAATTGTCATCACAGCTTTAGGTATTAAAAAAGACAAAAAGAAACTGGGCTATTCTGTCCAAGAAGTTAAAGGGGATATTACAAAAGCCAGGGATCCTAACTTTCTAAATTCCCTTTCAGGTAAAGTAGCAGGATTGGTAATAGCACAATCCCCGGAATTTTTTAAAAGCCCCAATATCTCTTTAAGGGGGAAAAACCCACTACTAGTAGTAGATGGGGTTCCTTTAGGCACTGATTCCTATAATATTAGTCCAGATGATATA
It encodes:
- a CDS encoding helix-turn-helix domain-containing protein codes for the protein MKDYLIGIGKRIKEIRKENKKTISDIANMANVSNGLISRVENGRTIPSLPVLLNIINCLEVEVVEFFKGMPNTNGANYIVSRAEENSLVEKEEEAIGFNYKFIFGKQLSSIGFEAVLLEVSPNSQREKVITDAYEFKYMLAGECNYSIGNEEVLLKEGDSIFFDGRIPHVPFNRSNRTARMLVMYFYL
- a CDS encoding phosphonatase-like hydrolase, yielding MNKFKMGVFDMAGTTVDEKNLVYKTLEEAISEYGYQVNLSFVLVHGAGKEKHQAIKDILKALNIKANLDRETDKIYEKFKHKLDMVYRHIEVRPFDGALEVFRSLRKDGVKIVLNTGYDRETAEYLLSGLNWQIGVDFDLLVTADEVKNGRPAPDMILLAMKEFVIDDAGMVFKIGDSSVDIEEGKNAGCGLTFGITTGAQNKDQLKQALPDYIIQTLKELPKILLERSV
- a CDS encoding TIGR03364 family FAD-dependent oxidoreductase, whose product is MEDKYDLIVVGGGVLGTFHAYHALKKGFRVALIEKDAKPMGATVRNFGQVVPSGMNLKWQAYGRESLRIYKEIQQVFDISLRQNGTVYLASNQEEQQLLEELFQINQRNNYESRLLSKNECLKNYRGLKSSYALAGLYFPQEVTIEPRTMIYKLHRYLNEEYSLHILYNTAVTNCITVNNNVEVSISKRAEPLKAKKVIVCNGNEFKVLFSEIFEKSNIEVTKLQMLQTKPQVNYTLPGSILTGWSIRRYEAFVECPSYQEIKSREAVHSKQKKWGVHILFKQAVDGSIIIGDSHEYTTVDKIDQLGFDLDQNIDNFMLNEAKKIFQLPNFDIQRRWYGLYSQCTSKDLFVYDIDENIHIATAIGGKGMTGSAGFSKENINRILNIK
- a CDS encoding DUF5690 family protein, yielding MIKRSQLFFILHAMVASFGAYFCMYAFRKPFTVATFDGLNFLGIDYKIWLIIAQVVGYMISKFIGIKIIAELKPRKRGFYLLVLIGLAELSLILFAFTPMPYNIIFMFLNGLPLGLIWGIVFSYLEGRKFTEFLGLALTSSFIISSGVVKSVGLVVMQQWNVSQFWMPSVTGGLFVLPLILFTWMLGKIPPPTHEDIRLRCKRGPMSKQERKVLIKTFLLPIMVLVLFYTFLTAFRDFRDNFSREIWDAIGFQGNASVYTVYELPIAFLVIIILGFLGFIKNNYKAFITYHYLFIAGVLVTGLATFCFQIGILAPSLWMVLVGFGLYICYVPFNCIFFDRMVAAFRIKGNSGFLIYIADSFGYLGSILILLYKNFGLPNLSWLNFFIYGSYVITFIGLCTATASMVYFKLKKRKKKDSKLYNLSLNGRQI